One Pseudomonadota bacterium DNA window includes the following coding sequences:
- a CDS encoding TrkH family potassium uptake protein, with translation SVGSTAGGFKLLRLLIAVSVLRLILLRTCLPKHAVIEPRLAGRKLLNEEIHEALLLIVLFVTVVALSWLPFVAMGYGPLDSLFEVVSATGTVGLSVGLTSAGLPSLLKGILCLDMLLGRLEIIAWLVMLYPGSWLGRRMEGR, from the coding sequence AGTGTCGGATCGACTGCGGGTGGATTCAAGCTGCTCAGGTTGTTGATCGCGGTGAGTGTGTTGCGCCTGATTCTTCTGCGGACCTGTTTGCCGAAACACGCCGTCATTGAACCACGTCTGGCGGGCCGCAAACTACTCAACGAAGAGATTCACGAAGCGCTCCTGCTCATCGTGCTGTTCGTCACCGTTGTCGCTTTGTCCTGGTTGCCTTTTGTCGCAATGGGATACGGCCCGCTTGACTCCCTGTTTGAAGTGGTTTCGGCGACCGGAACGGTGGGGCTTTCGGTCGGGCTGACCAGTGCAGGCTTGCCCTCGCTGCTGAAAGGGATTTTATGCCTTGATATGTTGTTGGGAAGACTTGAAATTATAGCCTGGCTGGTGATGTTGTATCCGGGATCCTGGCTTGGCAGAAGAATGGAGGGAAGATGA
- a CDS encoding TrkA family potassium uptake protein — translation MRTVFIGAGKVSVETAQALIKKGHQVVIIELDKARIEELSEEMDCSFLLGDGSHPNILREVNPEKTDFLFCLTNSDQANLIAGLVGRSLGFKRVINSIGNPQFESICHELGLQDTIVPSRTISRYLEDMVGGSENVELSTVIKDEARFFTLKATEAETVAAKDLKLPSEAKVICYYRKGKFSHADAETTFRPGDEIVILTHSKNIPSLQERWQPQPDEEAPDDAAPKKNG, via the coding sequence ATGAGAACGGTATTTATCGGTGCAGGAAAAGTGAGTGTTGAAACGGCTCAGGCGCTTATCAAAAAGGGCCATCAAGTCGTCATCATCGAGTTGGATAAGGCCAGGATCGAAGAATTGTCGGAAGAAATGGACTGCAGCTTCCTGCTGGGCGATGGCAGCCATCCCAACATCCTGCGGGAAGTCAACCCTGAAAAAACCGACTTTTTATTTTGCCTCACCAACAGTGACCAGGCCAATCTCATTGCCGGTCTTGTTGGCCGTTCCCTCGGTTTTAAGCGCGTCATTAACAGTATCGGCAATCCGCAGTTTGAATCCATCTGCCATGAGTTGGGCCTGCAGGACACGATCGTCCCTTCCCGCACCATAAGCCGGTACCTTGAAGACATGGTGGGCGGCAGTGAAAATGTTGAACTTTCGACAGTCATTAAGGACGAGGCCCGATTTTTCACCTTGAAGGCAACAGAGGCCGAGACTGTCGCGGCCAAAGACCTGAAATTGCCTTCCGAGGCTAAGGTTATCTGCTATTACCGGAAAGGAAAATTTTCCCATGCCGATGCAGAAACAACATTTCGTCCTGGCGACGAGATTGTTATTCTGACGCACAGCAAAAACATCCCCAGCCTGCAGGAGCGCTGGCAGCCGCAGCCAGACGAAGAGGCGCCGGATGATGCGGCCCCGAAAAAGAACGGGTAA
- a CDS encoding universal stress protein: protein MNEYKRILVVSRMIQSSRRVIQQGLSLARHYDAQLHIIHSVYNPFGLMGWSLGHLSLQNEYEKILLDAKRHLSELVAAEKTKGVSIKELIREGEPTAEIMKAIKEENIDLLVMQAHEEGRLEDLFFNRSNDELIRKMPCSIMLVKQEAMAVVEEEGVEKGEE, encoded by the coding sequence ATGAACGAATACAAACGCATTCTTGTGGTCAGCCGGATGATTCAATCATCCAGAAGAGTCATTCAACAGGGGTTATCTCTAGCCCGGCATTATGACGCTCAACTCCATATCATCCATTCCGTCTACAATCCCTTCGGTCTCATGGGTTGGAGCCTTGGGCATCTGTCGCTGCAGAATGAATATGAGAAAATCCTTCTGGATGCCAAGCGGCATCTGTCAGAACTGGTTGCGGCCGAGAAGACCAAGGGCGTCTCCATCAAGGAGTTGATCCGGGAAGGGGAGCCCACTGCCGAGATTATGAAAGCCATCAAGGAGGAAAATATTGACCTGCTGGTGATGCAGGCCCATGAAGAGGGCCGCCTGGAAGATCTTTTTTTCAATCGCAGTAACGATGAACTGATCCGCAAGATGCCCTGTTCGATCATGCTGGTGAAACAGGAGGCCATGGCTGTTGTCGAGGAGGAAGGAGTTGAGAAGGGGGAAGAATAA
- a CDS encoding PAS domain-containing protein translates to MNTGTTATLFEELLDKSAVATFVINPEHQVIYWNKPCEILTGMHASEVIGSENHWQPFYESKRSCLADIVVNGQYDQLPELYTRFKKSVLIPNGLHAEGWYQNLGKKRRYIIFDAAPIYNSRGELVAAIETIQDITDKKSAEEEKEVLIVKLQNIISKNTSISGFAAICASCKDIRQEDNKWIPVEKFIMDRTEVKFTHSICPGCARKLYPELGLFPELD, encoded by the coding sequence ATGAACACTGGAACTACGGCCACCCTGTTCGAAGAGCTGCTTGATAAATCGGCAGTGGCAACTTTTGTGATTAATCCTGAGCATCAGGTTATTTATTGGAATAAACCATGCGAGATCTTAACGGGCATGCATGCGTCCGAAGTGATCGGTTCCGAAAATCACTGGCAGCCATTTTATGAGTCAAAACGCTCATGCCTCGCCGACATTGTCGTCAATGGACAATATGATCAGCTGCCTGAATTATATACGCGTTTTAAAAAATCGGTGCTGATACCAAACGGATTACATGCTGAGGGCTGGTATCAGAATCTGGGCAAAAAAAGGAGATATATTATTTTTGATGCTGCCCCGATTTACAACAGCCGGGGAGAATTAGTCGCCGCCATTGAAACCATACAGGACATTACTGATAAAAAATCGGCTGAAGAGGAAAAAGAAGTCTTAATTGTAAAACTGCAGAATATCATATCAAAAAACACATCCATCAGTGGCTTTGCCGCAATCTGCGCCTCATGCAAGGATATTCGCCAGGAAGACAACAAATGGATACCGGTCGAAAAATTTATTATGGATCGGACTGAAGTAAAATTCACCCATAGTATCTGCCCGGGTTGTGCCAGAAAACTTTATCCGGAATTAGGTCTGTTCCCCGAATTGGACTGA
- a CDS encoding ATP-binding cassette domain-containing protein, whose translation MITAIDIALSYGKRVIFKDVNIKFTPGNCYGLIGANGAGKSTFLKILAGQLEPDRGEISKGPRQRLAMLSQDQFAFDEHTVFNTLIMGHKKLYKVMAEREALYAKPDFNEEDGLRSGELEVKFGEMNGYEAEAEAAVLLNGLGIPEEMHQKKMKELDGSDKVRVLLAQALFGNPDILLLDEPTNQLDLKTINWLEAFLSRFNNTVIIVSHDRHFLNQVCTHMADIDYGKIQTYVGNYDFWQQASELRFNQKENESKRSQAKADELKDFIRRFSSNASKAKQATSRKKLLEKLTLEDMPVSSRKYPYIVFQPERACGDVILEIEGLAKAIDGVPMFKDLSLTVNKGDKIAFVGPSSLAKTTLFQILAGELEPDAGSFRWGVTMKNSYFPKENSTYFNNGDLDLVGWLRQFT comes from the coding sequence ATGATCACCGCAATCGACATCGCTCTCTCTTACGGTAAGAGAGTCATCTTCAAAGACGTCAACATCAAGTTTACCCCTGGCAATTGCTACGGTCTGATCGGGGCCAACGGTGCCGGCAAATCGACCTTTCTGAAGATCCTCGCCGGTCAGCTTGAGCCTGATCGGGGTGAGATTTCCAAGGGACCGAGGCAGCGCCTCGCCATGCTCAGCCAGGATCAGTTCGCCTTTGACGAGCATACCGTTTTCAACACCCTGATCATGGGTCACAAGAAGCTCTACAAGGTGATGGCCGAACGTGAGGCCCTTTATGCCAAGCCTGATTTTAATGAGGAAGATGGCTTACGTTCCGGAGAGCTTGAGGTTAAGTTCGGTGAAATGAACGGTTATGAAGCCGAGGCAGAGGCAGCGGTGCTGTTAAACGGTCTTGGTATTCCCGAGGAGATGCACCAGAAAAAAATGAAGGAACTTGACGGTAGCGACAAGGTTCGGGTGCTGCTGGCTCAGGCGCTGTTCGGCAACCCCGATATCCTGCTCCTGGATGAGCCCACCAACCAGCTGGACCTGAAGACCATCAACTGGCTGGAGGCCTTTCTTTCCCGCTTCAACAATACGGTTATTATCGTCTCCCATGATCGTCATTTCCTGAATCAGGTTTGTACCCATATGGCGGATATCGATTATGGCAAGATTCAGACCTATGTCGGTAACTACGATTTCTGGCAGCAGGCCAGTGAGCTCAGGTTCAACCAGAAAGAGAACGAGAGCAAAAGGTCCCAGGCCAAGGCGGACGAACTCAAGGATTTTATCAGGCGTTTCAGTTCCAACGCTTCCAAGGCCAAGCAGGCCACCTCGCGTAAAAAACTTCTTGAGAAGCTTACTCTCGAAGACATGCCGGTTTCATCCCGGAAATACCCCTATATCGTCTTCCAGCCGGAGCGGGCATGCGGGGATGTTATTCTGGAGATCGAAGGTCTGGCCAAAGCGATCGATGGAGTCCCGATGTTTAAAGATCTTTCTCTCACCGTCAACAAGGGTGACAAGATAGCCTTTGTCGGACCGAGCAGTCTGGCAAAAACCACCCTGTTTCAGATTCTGGCCGGAGAGCTTGAGCCGGATGCTGGCAGTTTCCGCTGGGGAGTGACCATGAAGAACTCATATTTTCCGAAAGAAAACAGTACCTATTTCAATAATGGCGATCTTGATCTGGTGGGTTGGCTGCGCCAGTTCACCC